From one Candidatus Rhodoluna planktonica genomic stretch:
- the rdgB gene encoding RdgB/HAM1 family non-canonical purine NTP pyrophosphatase has translation MKLVLATHNAHKVVEVEQILAKLGVADLSVLGYDGPEPVEDGITFAENALIKARAAYAHTGVAAIADDSGLAVEVLGGAPGIFSARWSGTRDNAKNRELLLAQLADVKPEHRAASFVCTIALVDGENEITFTGIWAGRVAFAEAGPNGFGYDPIFIPEGLELTAAELEPEVKNALSHRAAALEQLASYLKHL, from the coding sequence ATGAAACTTGTTTTAGCTACCCACAACGCTCACAAAGTGGTCGAGGTCGAACAGATTCTGGCCAAACTGGGTGTTGCTGACCTCTCGGTATTGGGTTACGACGGCCCAGAGCCGGTCGAGGATGGAATCACCTTTGCCGAGAACGCCCTTATCAAAGCTCGGGCTGCCTATGCTCACACCGGCGTTGCCGCCATCGCCGACGATTCTGGGCTCGCCGTCGAGGTGTTAGGCGGGGCACCCGGAATTTTTAGTGCTCGCTGGTCGGGTACCCGCGACAACGCTAAAAATAGAGAACTCTTATTGGCTCAACTTGCCGATGTGAAACCCGAGCATCGCGCTGCATCCTTCGTTTGCACCATTGCCTTAGTGGATGGTGAAAACGAAATTACTTTTACCGGCATTTGGGCGGGTCGGGTTGCTTTTGCTGAAGCTGGACCAAACGGGTTTGGCTATGACCCGATTTTTATCCCCGAGGGTCTCGAACTAACCGCCGCTGAGCTAGAGCCTGAAGTCAAGAATGCCCTCAGCCACCGAGCAGCCGCTTTAGAACAACTGGCTAGTTATCTCAAGCATTTGTAG
- the rph gene encoding ribonuclease PH, whose amino-acid sequence MTIRLDGRNPQQLREVTVERGWSAHAEGSALISFGATKVLCTASFTQGVPRWKVGKGEGWVTAEYSMLPRATHDRSDREAVKGKIGGRTHEISRLIGRSLRAVVDVRELGENTIVIDCDVLQADGGTRTAAITGAYIALADAINWAREQKIISAKAQPLRDSVAAVSVGIIDSEPFLDLAYTEDVRAETDMNVVVTGAGKFVEVQGTAEGAPFDRDELNALLDLALAGTNQLTAIQKAALAR is encoded by the coding sequence ATGACGATTCGCCTAGATGGCCGTAACCCGCAGCAGCTTCGAGAAGTTACGGTTGAACGGGGTTGGAGTGCGCATGCTGAAGGGTCAGCACTAATCAGCTTTGGTGCAACCAAGGTGCTCTGCACAGCCTCTTTCACTCAGGGAGTACCACGCTGGAAAGTTGGTAAGGGCGAAGGTTGGGTTACCGCTGAGTATTCAATGCTGCCGCGAGCCACCCACGATCGAAGTGATCGCGAGGCTGTGAAGGGCAAAATTGGTGGCCGAACCCATGAAATTTCGAGGCTCATCGGTCGATCTTTGCGCGCCGTAGTCGATGTCAGAGAGCTAGGCGAAAACACCATCGTCATCGACTGCGATGTGCTTCAGGCCGATGGAGGTACGCGGACCGCAGCCATCACCGGTGCCTATATTGCGTTGGCGGACGCAATCAACTGGGCCCGCGAACAAAAAATTATCTCGGCTAAAGCGCAGCCACTGCGCGATAGCGTTGCTGCCGTTTCGGTAGGCATCATCGATTCAGAACCATTTCTTGATTTGGCTTATACCGAGGATGTCCGGGCTGAAACCGACATGAACGTTGTGGTCACCGGTGCTGGCAAGTTTGTTGAAGTTCAGGGGACAGCTGAGGGTGCACCGTTTGACCGTGATGAATTAAATGCGTTGCTTGATTTGGCGTTGGCTGGCACAAACCAACTAACCGCAATTCAAAAAGCAGCGCTGGCACGATGA
- the murI gene encoding glutamate racemase, with amino-acid sequence MNDAPIGIFDSGVGGLTVARAIIDQLPNESIVYVGDTANTPYGPKSIPQVRELALAVMDRLVAEGVKLLVIACNSASAAVLRDARERYTVGMGIPVVEVIQPAVRRAVAATRNNKIGVIGTNATITSRAYDDAFAAAVDVEISSAACPRFVEFVENGITAGPELMQAAKEYLDPIKSAGVDTLVLGCTHYPLLTGAIAYVMGEDVTLVSSAEETAKDVYRTLVAHNLQRTDASAPQRVFKATGDAKSFETLARRFLGPEVTSVEKLS; translated from the coding sequence GTGAACGACGCTCCAATAGGTATTTTTGACTCCGGTGTAGGTGGTCTTACCGTCGCTCGCGCCATCATCGACCAGTTGCCAAACGAATCGATTGTCTACGTCGGCGACACTGCCAACACTCCCTACGGCCCAAAGAGCATCCCGCAAGTGCGCGAGCTGGCCCTAGCCGTGATGGATCGATTAGTTGCCGAGGGTGTGAAACTTCTAGTTATTGCCTGCAATTCGGCTTCCGCCGCGGTTTTGCGCGATGCGCGAGAGCGTTACACCGTGGGTATGGGCATCCCGGTTGTTGAGGTGATTCAACCGGCAGTGCGGCGTGCAGTTGCCGCAACCCGGAATAACAAAATTGGTGTGATCGGCACAAATGCCACAATCACATCGCGGGCGTACGATGACGCTTTTGCCGCCGCGGTTGATGTCGAAATCAGCTCAGCGGCTTGTCCCAGATTTGTCGAGTTTGTCGAAAATGGAATCACGGCAGGGCCCGAGCTGATGCAGGCCGCCAAAGAATATCTCGACCCAATCAAGTCTGCCGGCGTTGACACATTGGTCCTCGGCTGCACTCACTATCCGCTGCTCACCGGTGCAATTGCCTACGTCATGGGCGAGGATGTGACCCTGGTTTCTTCAGCCGAAGAGACGGCAAAAGATGTTTATCGAACTCTCGTTGCGCACAACTTGCAACGCACTGACGCTTCGGCACCGCAGAGGGTTTTCAAAGCCACCGGCGATGCTAAAAGTTTTGAAACCCTGGCTCGAAGGTTTTTGGGTCCAGAGGTAACTTCCGTCGAAAAACTTAGCTAA
- a CDS encoding DUF3039 domain-containing protein, giving the protein MNFEASLDADKIGGQTAGGTLLEEQIQNMEPGDHERYAHYVRKEKIVESAVLGTPVVALCGKTWVPGRDPDKFPVCPTCKEIYEGLRPEDPKSSGDDK; this is encoded by the coding sequence ATGAATTTTGAAGCAAGCCTGGATGCCGACAAGATTGGCGGACAGACAGCGGGCGGAACTTTGCTTGAGGAGCAGATCCAAAACATGGAGCCCGGCGACCACGAGCGTTACGCCCACTACGTTCGTAAAGAAAAAATCGTCGAATCGGCTGTTTTAGGCACCCCGGTAGTTGCGCTCTGCGGAAAAACCTGGGTACCCGGTCGAGATCCAGATAAGTTTCCAGTTTGCCCAACCTGCAAAGAGATTTATGAGGGCCTCCGGCCAGAAGACCCGAAGAGTTCAGGCGACGACAAATAG
- a CDS encoding S1C family serine protease produces MSDYNRQFLFDAPAAQVQKPNFKQKMAKRTTFLTGTAAITLGALVGGAVGAGVGITAFTYYTRPAPVVVNNTQTVNWVTAAATIASPSVVTLSVAGARSAGNGSGVFLSADGYVLTNAHVVTLGGESSDPVVEVKTFDGRIYQAAIVGVDATNDLAVVKIETAASFTPIEFADSNSVNVGDSVVAIGAPLGLSNTVTNGIVSALNRTIQVASAEVPNNSDGFGGLQFFTGSGRAISLKVIQTDAAINPGNSGGALVNQNGQLVGINVAIASAGSSGQSGNIGVGFAIPSNTAKRIADEIIETGAASHGLLGAAVTDAADGQSTFTTGAEVRELTSGGAAEKAGLLVGDIVIALNGETITSASELTAAVRNEPAGATVTVTVIRDGKEIDLTAVLGNAADLEN; encoded by the coding sequence TTGTCTGATTACAATCGCCAATTCTTATTTGACGCACCGGCTGCCCAGGTTCAAAAGCCTAACTTCAAACAAAAAATGGCTAAGCGCACAACGTTTCTGACCGGAACCGCTGCAATCACCCTTGGTGCCCTAGTCGGCGGAGCAGTGGGTGCGGGTGTGGGTATCACCGCGTTCACTTATTACACGCGTCCAGCACCGGTCGTCGTGAACAACACTCAGACTGTCAACTGGGTCACCGCTGCTGCCACGATAGCCTCGCCTTCGGTAGTAACCCTTTCGGTTGCTGGTGCCAGATCGGCTGGAAATGGCTCTGGAGTATTTCTCTCTGCGGATGGTTATGTTCTGACCAACGCCCACGTGGTGACCCTAGGCGGCGAATCCAGTGATCCGGTAGTTGAGGTAAAAACTTTTGACGGCCGTATCTATCAAGCTGCAATTGTTGGCGTTGATGCGACCAATGATTTGGCCGTCGTAAAAATTGAAACGGCCGCGAGCTTCACTCCAATTGAATTTGCCGATTCAAATTCCGTGAATGTCGGTGACTCGGTGGTTGCCATTGGCGCTCCGCTTGGCCTGTCAAACACCGTTACCAACGGAATTGTCTCGGCTCTAAACCGCACAATTCAGGTTGCTTCAGCTGAGGTGCCAAACAATTCTGATGGCTTTGGCGGTCTGCAGTTCTTCACCGGCTCCGGAAGAGCAATCAGCCTGAAGGTGATTCAGACCGACGCAGCAATCAATCCAGGTAACTCCGGTGGCGCCCTGGTAAATCAAAATGGTCAGCTAGTCGGCATCAACGTGGCTATCGCTTCGGCTGGTAGCTCGGGTCAATCAGGCAACATCGGTGTCGGGTTCGCCATTCCAAGTAACACTGCGAAACGTATCGCTGATGAAATTATCGAAACCGGGGCGGCGAGCCACGGTCTACTCGGGGCTGCCGTAACCGATGCCGCCGATGGACAGAGCACCTTTACTACCGGTGCTGAAGTGCGAGAACTTACCTCCGGGGGAGCAGCCGAAAAGGCCGGACTATTAGTTGGCGACATCGTGATCGCACTGAATGGCGAGACCATTACCTCGGCGAGCGAACTCACCGCTGCGGTTAGAAACGAACCTGCCGGTGCCACAGTTACCGTTACCGTAATCAGAGACGGCAAAGAAATAGATTTGACTGCAGTCTTAGGTAACGCAGCCGATTTGGAGAACTGA
- a CDS encoding UPF0182 family protein, with amino-acid sequence MTTPLTPPVFKKPSPASIAISIVVAVGAALLGASGLYTDLLWFSQLGYNEVFTTEIAARVGLFASAAILMAAMVWGSFFIAFKTRPIYLKFPDERDPFGVYRQALDQLRKVIMWALPAVLGVMGGLAASREWATALAWLNRTETGQTDPQFGLDISFYLFDLPFYAGLVSYVSAALFIAALVAAAIHLVYGNIRFNGRETRVSKAARIQIAVTAALYLLVQGVSLWLDQYATMTSSAGLFTGATYKDVNAVIPGFQILALISAVVAILFLFAAVIGKWRLPILGTALMVISSIVLGGLYPWVVQTFQVVPNERTLEAEFIKRNIDATRAAYGLDKVEVIEYAATTDAEAGALRADAQTTANIRLIDPALVSASFKQLEQYKQYYSFQTHLDVDRYTIDGKTQDTVIATRELNQAGLGDSQSWYNNVIVYTHGYGVVAAFGNQRSTEGQPVFLQQGIPSNGLLGDYEPRIYFGENSPPYSIVGAPASAEPRELDYPAGEGEANQTYTTFQGDGGPKLDNIFARLAYALKFQSEQILLSDAINSQSQILYDRTPRERVAAVAPYLTLDSDAYPAIVDGRVLWIVDGYTTSSNYPYSRASNLAAAIADSNTQETFSRGSINYIRNSVKATVDAYDGKVTLYAWDDTDPVLKTWSKVFPSSLKSVKDMSAELMAHVRYPADLFKLQRSILGAYHVTDPGSFYSQEDAWMTPNDPTTASAVNALQPPYYLTMKTPGATAPEFSIYSTYIPRSTGESSRNVLKGYLVASSDAGNQAGKVSANYGKLRLLNLPSDSIVPGPGQVQNAFNADSEVSRLLNILSQGSTKVLKGNLLTLPVGGGLLYVQPVYIQSTGETSFPLLKKVLVAFGDKIAFEDTLDAALDSLFGGDSGASAGDGLEPTDPTEPTDPGAGESPIEVSPALKAALERARLAIVAKQEALANQDWTAYGEAEEQLQKAIEDALAASR; translated from the coding sequence ATGACTACCCCGCTAACTCCGCCAGTATTCAAAAAACCAAGCCCAGCTTCAATCGCTATTTCGATAGTGGTTGCGGTCGGCGCAGCGCTGCTTGGCGCATCGGGTCTATACACCGACTTGCTTTGGTTTAGCCAATTGGGTTACAACGAGGTCTTCACCACCGAGATTGCCGCCCGAGTAGGTTTGTTCGCATCAGCTGCAATTCTGATGGCAGCAATGGTCTGGGGCAGCTTCTTTATTGCCTTCAAGACCCGGCCAATTTATCTAAAGTTCCCAGATGAGCGCGACCCATTTGGGGTCTACCGTCAGGCCCTAGACCAATTGCGCAAGGTCATCATGTGGGCTTTGCCTGCAGTGCTCGGAGTCATGGGTGGTTTGGCCGCATCGCGCGAGTGGGCAACCGCTTTGGCTTGGCTTAACCGCACCGAGACGGGCCAGACCGATCCCCAATTTGGCCTGGACATTAGCTTTTACCTTTTTGATTTGCCGTTCTATGCCGGCTTGGTCAGCTACGTTTCGGCAGCACTTTTCATAGCAGCCCTGGTCGCTGCAGCAATTCATCTGGTTTACGGCAACATCCGTTTCAACGGCCGTGAAACCAGGGTGTCAAAGGCGGCTCGAATCCAAATCGCCGTTACGGCTGCTCTCTACCTTCTAGTTCAAGGTGTTTCACTTTGGCTCGACCAGTATGCGACCATGACATCAAGTGCTGGGCTGTTTACCGGCGCCACCTACAAAGACGTAAACGCTGTTATCCCGGGTTTCCAAATCTTGGCTCTAATCTCGGCTGTCGTCGCAATCCTGTTTTTATTTGCCGCAGTTATCGGCAAGTGGCGACTACCAATTCTCGGAACCGCATTGATGGTTATCTCATCCATTGTTTTGGGTGGTCTTTACCCTTGGGTGGTGCAAACTTTTCAGGTTGTACCAAACGAGCGCACCCTAGAGGCCGAATTTATCAAGCGCAACATCGATGCAACCCGTGCGGCTTACGGCCTCGACAAAGTTGAAGTAATCGAATACGCGGCAACCACGGATGCCGAAGCTGGTGCACTTCGAGCCGACGCGCAAACCACTGCAAACATTCGATTAATTGACCCGGCGCTAGTCTCAGCCTCGTTCAAGCAGTTAGAGCAGTACAAGCAGTACTACAGCTTCCAGACCCACCTCGATGTAGACCGCTACACAATCGATGGCAAGACTCAAGACACCGTCATTGCCACCCGAGAACTAAACCAGGCCGGTTTGGGGGATTCCCAATCTTGGTACAACAACGTGATTGTTTACACCCACGGATACGGTGTGGTTGCCGCCTTCGGAAATCAGCGGTCAACTGAGGGTCAGCCAGTGTTCTTGCAGCAGGGTATTCCATCGAACGGTCTACTCGGGGACTATGAACCGAGAATCTACTTTGGTGAAAACTCACCACCTTACTCGATTGTTGGTGCACCAGCTTCGGCTGAACCTCGTGAGCTTGATTATCCAGCTGGCGAGGGCGAAGCGAACCAGACCTACACCACCTTCCAAGGCGATGGTGGTCCAAAACTAGATAACATTTTTGCTCGCTTGGCCTATGCGTTGAAATTCCAAAGCGAGCAAATCCTGCTATCTGACGCGATCAACTCGCAGTCGCAAATTCTTTACGACCGAACTCCGCGTGAACGAGTAGCAGCCGTGGCTCCTTACCTCACCCTCGACAGCGACGCCTATCCGGCTATCGTAGACGGTCGAGTGCTCTGGATAGTCGATGGCTACACCACTTCGTCGAACTATCCGTATTCGCGAGCCAGCAATCTGGCTGCGGCAATTGCCGACAGCAACACTCAAGAGACCTTCAGTCGCGGCAGCATCAACTACATCCGCAACTCGGTCAAGGCAACCGTCGATGCCTACGACGGCAAAGTGACGCTCTATGCCTGGGATGACACCGATCCGGTTCTCAAAACTTGGAGCAAAGTCTTCCCGAGCAGTTTGAAGTCGGTAAAAGACATGTCTGCCGAGTTGATGGCTCACGTGCGCTATCCGGCAGATCTGTTTAAGCTGCAGCGTTCCATTTTGGGCGCCTACCACGTGACTGATCCGGGTTCGTTCTACTCCCAAGAAGACGCCTGGATGACTCCGAACGACCCAACCACGGCTTCTGCGGTGAACGCACTTCAGCCGCCGTACTACCTGACCATGAAAACTCCGGGGGCGACTGCACCAGAGTTCTCGATTTACAGCACCTACATCCCGCGTTCTACCGGGGAGTCAAGTAGAAACGTGCTGAAGGGTTATTTGGTAGCCAGCAGTGATGCTGGAAACCAGGCCGGCAAAGTTTCGGCAAACTACGGAAAGTTGCGATTGCTGAACTTGCCATCGGACAGCATTGTGCCGGGTCCAGGTCAGGTCCAAAACGCCTTCAATGCCGACTCTGAGGTTTCGCGTTTGCTCAACATCTTGAGCCAGGGATCAACCAAGGTGCTCAAGGGCAACCTGCTAACCCTGCCGGTTGGTGGTGGCTTGCTTTACGTGCAGCCGGTCTACATCCAATCAACTGGAGAAACTAGCTTCCCGCTTCTCAAAAAGGTATTGGTCGCCTTCGGTGACAAGATTGCCTTCGAAGACACGCTTGATGCCGCTCTAGATTCTCTATTCGGCGGCGACTCTGGAGCTAGTGCCGGCGACGGCCTCGAGCCAACGGATCCGACCGAACCAACCGATCCAGGTGCTGGCGAGAGCCCAATTGAAGTTAGCCCAGCCTTGAAGGCGGCGCTAGAGCGGGCGCGTTTAGCAATTGTGGCTAAGCAAGAGGCGCTGGCTAACCAAGACTGGACCGCCTACGGCGAGGCTGAAGAGCAGCTGCAAAAAGCCATTGAGGATGCATTGGCTGCTTCAAGGTAG
- a CDS encoding PDZ domain-containing protein, which translates to MSLFETEAVPRTRRRFGLGFLALASVSMLGLVALPTPYVIERPGPTFDLLAQTDGQSVISIEGAKVYPTEGELHLLTVSIVGNRNATPSWLELGMAWLDPSQSVIPIDQVFPANQTVEQSEAESTALMEISQQDAIAAALLELGYEVPGRVYISQVNTGSPASKKLVASDFVVAIDSVKVSTVEQLRELVAKYDGQKPLTVTVLRNGSQFDYEITPVKDDTGAWRLGIIVGYKYDFPIQVKLELADVGGPSGGLMFALAVIDKLTPGDLTSKNIIAGTGTISPTGAVGPIGGIQQKMFSAVREGATLFFAPKSNCDEVIGHVPEGLTVIAVESLDDSLSALTAVKNQNYSSLPTCSAN; encoded by the coding sequence ATGAGTTTGTTTGAAACCGAAGCGGTTCCGCGCACTCGACGCCGATTTGGTCTTGGTTTTCTCGCTCTGGCATCAGTTTCGATGCTTGGCCTAGTGGCTTTGCCGACCCCTTACGTAATCGAAAGACCAGGTCCTACTTTCGACCTGTTGGCTCAAACCGACGGCCAATCGGTAATCAGCATCGAAGGGGCGAAAGTTTATCCAACCGAGGGTGAACTGCACCTTTTGACCGTGAGCATTGTCGGAAACCGAAATGCCACCCCAAGTTGGCTCGAGCTCGGTATGGCGTGGCTAGACCCAAGCCAGTCGGTGATTCCCATCGATCAGGTTTTCCCAGCCAATCAGACAGTTGAGCAGAGTGAAGCCGAGAGCACTGCTCTAATGGAGATTTCTCAACAGGATGCCATAGCGGCAGCGTTGCTTGAGTTGGGTTACGAAGTTCCTGGGAGGGTTTACATTTCTCAGGTAAATACAGGATCACCGGCCTCTAAAAAGCTGGTCGCCTCAGATTTTGTTGTCGCGATCGATTCGGTAAAAGTTTCAACCGTTGAACAACTACGTGAATTGGTTGCCAAATACGATGGCCAGAAACCGCTGACGGTGACCGTGCTGCGCAACGGCAGTCAGTTCGATTACGAAATCACCCCGGTCAAAGACGACACCGGCGCCTGGCGCTTGGGCATCATTGTTGGCTACAAATACGACTTCCCGATTCAAGTGAAGCTCGAACTTGCTGATGTTGGTGGCCCCTCCGGTGGTCTTATGTTTGCACTCGCTGTCATCGACAAACTGACTCCGGGTGACCTAACCTCAAAAAACATAATTGCTGGAACCGGAACAATTTCACCCACCGGTGCGGTTGGACCAATCGGAGGAATTCAGCAAAAGATGTTTTCTGCAGTTCGTGAAGGAGCCACTCTGTTTTTTGCCCCAAAATCCAACTGTGATGAGGTTATCGGTCACGTTCCTGAGGGCCTCACCGTAATTGCGGTCGAATCGTTAGACGATTCGCTAAGCGCTCTCACCGCAGTAAAAAATCAAAACTACTCTTCCTTACCAACCTGTTCGGCTAACTAG
- a CDS encoding zinc-dependent metalloprotease, with protein sequence MRARKIRSPDSVDVMKPEDFEEFIRKFLPENINADDLAAAAGLPKDPESLRLLIEQMQSAMRVMPNSDSGVNWDLALSQATQIARQANLPVPDGVRREIEAALQIGSLWLGEATSLSQVHHDPKLLSRDLWVADAIGLFKVLAGPVADRMSSALAENLQQNAPEELAQLLGAASGLLKSAGATIFAMQLGQALAKLSTEVLAGGDTGLPILDRPAFIPQNLMAFVAESELPADQVYIYLIIRELAITSLFRQSRWLRDQVTNQITRYAAGISIDSGAINELAEDLDLENPEELKRALESGAFIAERTDEQKEALEAIETALAMIEGWVEAVTTVATARLPKQSAIAEAVRRRRAVGGPAEHTFAALVGLELRPRKLREATAFWLTITEKLGASKRDSVFEHPDLLPTAQELENVEDFIARLGSNGDSMDDELRKLLGESN encoded by the coding sequence ATGCGCGCGCGCAAAATCAGATCGCCAGATAGCGTTGACGTTATGAAGCCCGAAGACTTCGAAGAATTTATCCGAAAATTCTTACCCGAGAACATCAACGCCGATGACTTGGCGGCCGCTGCAGGATTGCCCAAGGATCCTGAAAGTTTGCGCCTGCTCATCGAACAGATGCAAAGTGCCATGCGCGTGATGCCCAACAGCGATTCTGGTGTGAACTGGGATTTGGCTTTGTCGCAGGCAACCCAAATAGCTCGACAGGCAAATCTGCCAGTACCGGATGGGGTTCGGCGAGAGATAGAAGCCGCCCTTCAAATTGGGTCGCTTTGGCTTGGCGAGGCAACCTCGCTTAGCCAGGTGCACCATGACCCCAAACTTCTAAGCCGCGATCTGTGGGTCGCCGACGCGATTGGTCTATTCAAAGTCTTGGCTGGACCTGTTGCCGATCGAATGAGTTCGGCCTTGGCCGAAAACCTGCAGCAAAACGCACCTGAAGAGTTGGCTCAACTGCTCGGGGCAGCATCGGGCTTGCTGAAATCAGCCGGTGCCACCATTTTTGCCATGCAACTCGGTCAAGCCCTGGCCAAACTCTCAACCGAGGTGCTTGCCGGCGGTGATACCGGCCTGCCGATTTTGGACCGACCAGCTTTCATTCCGCAAAACCTGATGGCTTTTGTGGCCGAATCAGAATTACCGGCTGATCAGGTTTACATCTACCTGATCATTCGTGAATTGGCGATTACCAGCCTGTTCCGGCAGAGTCGATGGCTGCGCGATCAGGTAACAAATCAGATTACTCGGTACGCAGCCGGAATCAGCATCGATAGTGGAGCCATCAACGAGCTGGCGGAAGACCTAGATTTAGAGAATCCAGAGGAGCTTAAGCGAGCCCTAGAATCGGGAGCTTTTATCGCTGAGCGCACCGATGAACAAAAGGAAGCACTGGAAGCCATCGAAACTGCGCTTGCCATGATTGAGGGCTGGGTTGAAGCGGTCACCACCGTAGCCACAGCACGATTGCCGAAGCAGTCGGCTATTGCCGAGGCTGTGCGCCGAAGAAGAGCGGTTGGCGGACCAGCTGAGCACACTTTTGCAGCCCTGGTTGGCTTAGAACTGAGGCCGCGAAAATTGCGTGAAGCAACCGCATTCTGGTTGACCATCACAGAAAAATTGGGCGCGAGCAAACGCGATTCAGTTTTTGAGCACCCTGATTTGCTTCCAACGGCTCAAGAACTCGAAAATGTCGAAGATTTTATTGCCCGACTAGGCAGTAACGGCGATTCGATGGATGACGAACTTCGCAAACTTTTAGGCGAATCAAACTAG
- a CDS encoding ATP-dependent helicase gives MTPEQILDQLDDQQRLAAQLLTGPTCIIAGAGTGKTRTITHRIAYGVATGQFSPNRVLALTYTNKAAAELRTRLRALGVSGVSAKTFHSAALSQLEYFWPQFTGAAAPKVIESKSKLIIEAATSLKLKLDTASVRDVAAEIEWLKYSLTAMGDYSKSRKNSVAGMSPTKLLELITKYEELKIARQQIDWEDVLLLTIGLLKSEPRALAHVHAQYRFFTVDEYQDISPLQQELLDVWLGNRNEICVVGDPNQTIYTFTGASSRFLQTFSNRFEGAQVVKLTKNYRSSESIIATANRLATSDSFELESASKTGSAKPRIQEFESVSDEAAYVVSRIEGLLAQGTSPADIAILYRVNGQSEAFENALISAGISYQVRGGEKYFQRPEIQAAIRAIRAEALSGSSLTVFESVSNIIRSLGWQALAPETKGAAREKWEALNGLLTIVDELPETADLGALAIELDERMRSSDEPQRAAVTLSTIHAAKGLEWPCVFVVGVTEGYLPISYAKTEAEIFEEQRLFYVAVTRAMQQLVITWSKRDNQKGWQREPSRFLGLITS, from the coding sequence GTGACGCCGGAGCAGATTCTCGACCAGTTAGATGATCAGCAGCGCCTTGCCGCCCAGCTACTCACCGGCCCAACCTGCATCATCGCGGGCGCAGGTACTGGTAAAACTCGCACCATCACTCACCGAATCGCATACGGGGTAGCTACCGGCCAATTTTCGCCCAATCGGGTTTTGGCTTTGACCTACACCAACAAGGCGGCCGCTGAGCTCAGAACTCGGCTGCGCGCTTTGGGTGTTTCCGGCGTTAGCGCTAAAACTTTTCACTCGGCGGCACTCTCGCAGCTCGAGTATTTTTGGCCACAATTCACCGGTGCTGCGGCGCCAAAGGTAATTGAGTCGAAATCTAAGTTGATTATTGAGGCTGCCACTAGTTTGAAGCTGAAGCTCGATACCGCATCGGTGCGAGACGTAGCTGCCGAAATTGAGTGGCTCAAATACTCACTCACGGCCATGGGTGACTACTCGAAAAGCCGCAAAAATTCGGTAGCGGGAATGTCTCCGACAAAGTTGTTGGAACTGATTACTAAGTACGAAGAACTAAAAATAGCTAGGCAGCAGATCGATTGGGAAGATGTGTTGTTGCTCACTATCGGCTTGTTGAAATCTGAGCCGAGAGCGCTGGCTCACGTTCACGCTCAATATCGTTTTTTTACCGTGGATGAGTATCAGGACATTAGCCCGCTGCAGCAAGAACTATTGGACGTCTGGCTCGGAAATCGCAATGAAATTTGTGTTGTCGGCGACCCAAATCAAACCATCTACACTTTCACCGGCGCATCAAGTCGCTTTCTGCAAACCTTCAGTAATCGATTTGAGGGTGCCCAGGTGGTCAAGTTGACCAAAAACTACCGCAGCAGTGAATCAATTATTGCCACGGCAAATCGCTTGGCCACCTCAGATAGTTTTGAGCTTGAATCTGCCAGCAAAACTGGCTCGGCAAAACCAAGGATTCAAGAGTTCGAGTCAGTCTCAGACGAAGCAGCCTACGTGGTTAGCCGTATTGAAGGGTTGCTCGCGCAGGGAACCTCTCCAGCCGACATTGCAATACTGTACCGAGTCAACGGGCAATCCGAAGCTTTTGAAAATGCTCTAATTTCCGCTGGAATTAGCTATCAGGTTCGCGGTGGCGAGAAGTATTTTCAGCGGCCTGAGATCCAGGCCGCCATCCGTGCTATACGCGCCGAGGCCCTAAGCGGATCATCCCTAACTGTCTTCGAGTCGGTGTCGAACATCATTCGGTCGCTGGGTTGGCAAGCCCTGGCACCTGAGACTAAAGGTGCTGCTCGAGAAAAATGGGAGGCCCTCAACGGGCTCTTGACCATTGTTGACGAGCTGCCTGAAACAGCTGACCTTGGGGCTCTAGCCATCGAGTTGGATGAGCGGATGAGAAGCTCAGATGAACCACAGCGGGCCGCTGTCACGCTGTCGACAATTCACGCGGCCAAAGGCCTCGAGTGGCCCTGTGTTTTTGTGGTCGGTGTGACTGAAGGTTATCTTCCGATTAGTTACGCGAAAACTGAAGCTGAAATTTTTGAGGAGCAGCGCCTTTTCTATGTTGCTGTCACTCGAGCAATGCAGCAACTGGTGATCACCTGGTCAAAACGCGACAATCAAAAAGGCTGGCAGCGTGAGCCCTCACGCTTTTTAGGTTTGATTACTAGCTGA